The following proteins are co-located in the Planococcus plakortidis genome:
- a CDS encoding peptidoglycan-binding domain-containing protein, producing MKKVWLPLLLASGLFAALPLSFDSAAAASHGSATDGQLPENLENLMVIAPEHQFTLRQGSKRIEVELLQWTLNDYGLKTEVDGIFEAETDRNVRQYQQEKGLVVDGIVGMYTWVAIYAEHQQPTDGTELPTRLKNLMAIAPEHQFTLRQGSKRIEVELLQWTLNDYGLKTSVDGIFGPETNRNVRQYQADKGLKVDGIVGVRTWTALYGKY from the coding sequence ATGAAGAAAGTTTGGCTTCCACTGCTTCTCGCATCCGGCTTGTTCGCTGCACTTCCCTTGTCTTTTGATTCGGCCGCTGCCGCAAGCCATGGATCGGCAACAGATGGCCAACTGCCCGAAAACCTCGAGAACCTGATGGTCATCGCCCCGGAGCACCAATTCACGCTGCGCCAAGGCAGCAAACGAATCGAAGTCGAACTGCTGCAATGGACCTTGAACGACTACGGATTGAAAACGGAAGTCGATGGCATCTTCGAAGCGGAGACCGACCGGAACGTCCGGCAATACCAGCAGGAGAAAGGCCTTGTCGTTGATGGCATCGTCGGCATGTATACGTGGGTCGCCATTTACGCCGAACATCAACAACCCACAGACGGCACCGAACTTCCCACAAGACTGAAGAATTTAATGGCGATCGCACCGGAGCATCAATTCACGCTGCGCCAAGGAAGCAAACGGATCGAAGTCGAATTGCTGCAATGGACCTTAAACGACTACGGATTGAAAACTTCGGTGGATGGCATCTTCGGACCCGAAACCAACCGGAACGTCCGGCAATACCAGGCCGATAAAGGGTTGAAAGTTGATGGCATTGTCGGGGTCCGCACGTGGACAGCGTTGTATGGGAAATATTAA
- a CDS encoding CPBP family intramembrane glutamic endopeptidase → MFVEKKPRFVLGLMTVAAIVSVSLILQAAGNPFLNSIFMLLLFYTVLPGWICSYYFRKRGVKIRQVLFFRGIARWLLPILGISMLVMVFSTSIYWLLLRALMATAPALVDLLLSPQPLPDVWWYLAATGFIIAIIAPIAEEFVFRGVILNQMAELFGLWKGIGFTSLIFAIFHLNFLGAFVFALIAALLYVKTGNLLAPILLHSANNALAVYQAFAGASFMDWLAVTGVSELYTKAAPNLLALMISTALLLLVIGWLSRGLATAAQASDRPNS, encoded by the coding sequence ATGTTCGTGGAAAAGAAGCCACGGTTCGTGCTCGGTTTGATGACAGTCGCAGCCATCGTCTCGGTTTCCCTCATATTGCAGGCGGCCGGCAACCCATTCCTCAATAGCATTTTCATGTTGCTCCTGTTCTACACTGTCCTGCCTGGCTGGATTTGCAGCTATTACTTCCGAAAGCGCGGCGTGAAAATACGCCAGGTCTTGTTCTTCCGCGGCATTGCCCGCTGGCTGCTGCCGATTCTCGGAATCAGTATGCTCGTGATGGTGTTTTCCACCAGCATTTATTGGCTATTGCTGCGCGCGCTCATGGCGACCGCTCCGGCTCTGGTGGATTTGCTCCTCTCGCCACAGCCGCTCCCCGACGTGTGGTGGTATTTGGCCGCGACCGGTTTCATTATCGCCATCATCGCGCCGATTGCAGAAGAATTCGTCTTCCGCGGTGTAATCCTCAATCAGATGGCCGAGCTGTTCGGCCTGTGGAAAGGCATCGGCTTCACCAGCCTGATCTTCGCTATCTTCCACCTCAATTTTCTCGGCGCTTTCGTATTCGCGCTGATCGCGGCCTTGCTGTATGTAAAGACCGGGAATTTGCTGGCGCCCATTTTATTGCACAGCGCCAACAACGCGCTCGCCGTTTACCAGGCGTTCGCCGGCGCTTCGTTCATGGACTGGCTGGCGGTGACCGGTGTCAGCGAGCTATACACGAAAGCCGCGCCGAACCTCCTCGCCTTGATGATCAGCACAGCGCTGTTGCTGCTCGTGATCGGCTGGTTGAGCCGGGGCCTGGCAACGGCAGCCCAGGCATCGGATAGACCGAACAGCTGA
- a CDS encoding DUF819 domain-containing protein codes for MENSLIQADDLLTLWGIIVIVAAMSIVLEQKYSWAGKISGAVIALVSAIILSNTGIIPTASPAYDAVWAFIVPLAIPLLLFHVNFKKIWKESGRMLLIFLISSIGTVAGTILSFFLLKDTIPFLDRIGGMMGASYVGGGVNFAAMTAKFDAPEDLVSATVVADNLMMALVFITLMAIPTFGFFRKLYPHPHVLQVEREAESNGGKTNAENFWKRQDISLKDMAMSLGTAFFLVVVATKIAEFFAGIIPSGEEVAFGWNLLSGLIGDQYLVLTTLTFLALALFPRYFDGINGSQEIGTFLIYLFFVVIGIPASIPLIVQNAPLLLVFVAVIVIVNLTVSLTAGKLLKYDLEEILLVVNANVGGPTTAAAMAIAKGWRELIGPILVVGTIGYVIGNYIGTTLGLWFATMM; via the coding sequence ATGGAAAATTCATTGATCCAGGCAGACGATCTGCTGACGCTTTGGGGCATTATCGTGATCGTCGCGGCGATGAGCATTGTGCTCGAGCAGAAATACAGCTGGGCCGGGAAGATTTCCGGCGCTGTCATTGCGCTCGTTTCTGCCATCATCTTATCGAATACCGGGATTATCCCAACGGCGTCGCCTGCGTATGACGCGGTGTGGGCATTTATCGTGCCGCTCGCAATTCCGCTGTTGTTGTTCCACGTGAACTTCAAGAAAATCTGGAAAGAAAGCGGGCGCATGCTGCTTATTTTCCTGATCAGTTCGATCGGGACCGTCGCCGGGACGATTCTCAGTTTCTTCTTATTAAAGGATACGATTCCGTTTCTTGACCGCATCGGCGGCATGATGGGCGCATCTTATGTCGGGGGCGGCGTCAATTTTGCCGCGATGACGGCGAAGTTCGATGCCCCGGAAGATTTGGTGTCTGCAACAGTCGTGGCGGACAATTTGATGATGGCGCTCGTGTTCATTACTTTGATGGCGATTCCGACATTCGGTTTCTTCCGGAAATTGTACCCGCATCCGCACGTTTTGCAAGTGGAGCGGGAAGCGGAGTCGAACGGCGGCAAGACCAACGCCGAAAACTTCTGGAAGCGCCAGGATATTTCATTGAAAGATATGGCGATGTCACTCGGGACAGCGTTTTTCCTTGTGGTGGTGGCGACGAAAATCGCTGAGTTTTTCGCGGGTATCATTCCATCAGGTGAAGAAGTCGCATTCGGCTGGAACTTGCTCAGCGGCTTGATCGGCGACCAGTATTTGGTGCTGACGACTTTGACCTTCCTTGCGCTCGCCTTGTTCCCACGTTATTTTGACGGCATCAACGGCAGCCAGGAAATCGGGACGTTCTTGATCTATCTATTCTTCGTGGTCATCGGCATTCCGGCATCAATTCCATTGATTGTACAAAACGCGCCGCTATTGCTGGTCTTTGTCGCGGTTATTGTCATCGTCAATTTGACGGTTTCACTGACAGCTGGGAAGTTATTGAAATACGATCTGGAAGAGATTTTATTGGTCGTTAACGCCAATGTCGGCGGCCCGACAACGGCTGCTGCAATGGCGATTGCAAAAGGCTGGCGCGAACTGATCGGTCCGATTTTGGTGGTCGGAACGATTGGCTACGTGATCGGCAATTACATCGGCACGACGCTTGGATTGTGGTTTGCGACGATGATGTAG
- a CDS encoding TetR/AcrR family transcriptional regulator, whose product MSTKKEDLLTAAEQLFYEHGFHAIGLKAIVQEAGVALMTLYNHFTSKDDLILEVLNRRSQVYMDYLEQGKQQGTGSVAERLAAGHLNWLKQTASNGCMFLRAKEEFMSVPDHPIVQLVTSHKEDTKRLFLSNGLTPAEATRLSLLFEGAVSLAEISPMDEVEDALMALVQKI is encoded by the coding sequence ATGAGCACGAAAAAAGAAGATTTGCTTACCGCTGCAGAACAATTGTTTTACGAACACGGCTTCCACGCCATCGGATTGAAGGCGATCGTCCAGGAAGCGGGCGTGGCGCTGATGACCTTGTACAATCATTTCACTTCCAAAGACGACCTAATCCTGGAGGTCCTGAACCGCCGATCGCAAGTCTATATGGATTATCTCGAACAAGGAAAACAACAAGGCACGGGATCGGTTGCGGAACGGCTGGCGGCCGGCCATTTGAATTGGCTGAAGCAGACCGCTTCCAATGGCTGCATGTTCTTGCGCGCGAAAGAAGAATTCATGAGCGTCCCGGATCATCCGATCGTCCAGCTGGTCACCTCCCATAAAGAAGACACGAAGCGATTGTTCTTGTCGAACGGGCTGACGCCTGCTGAAGCGACGCGCTTGTCGCTGCTGTTTGAAGGCGCTGTCTCGCTTGCGGAAATCTCGCCGATGGATGAAGTGGAAGACGCTTTGATGGCATTGGTCCAAAAAATATAA
- a CDS encoding M14 family metallopeptidase translates to MKKVFAGWLSAVLVISAFTPTMVANETGASVTEQATALEVSRSVFSLTEARTVEVSADLGEGVNLEDVEFRFGGKPLSEWQQWTQGQSYNGDPFITVVEEPSFVEGTNQITAVLEFGLLYGTDDLSNRTIRTQYQQFIGDYELALVDAASGEKAAATVELNVYDEFKFYDELKPAIDEIFEAAEQDEDNDRYLEYQTVGKTVEGRDIHFVILARDEEAVDQYLNETLPTALEDPESLIEKLENDTMGDYQVPIWFNNIHPDEVEGVDVQVELLEKFALEDEVKFMNTDGDTEFEENLNVDEVLDDAIFLYMFTSNPDGRAANTRANAEGFDLNRDNAYQTQVETQQVNEVLSKWTPLSFVDFHGYVDGFLIEPATPPHNPNFEYDLLIDNMMDQANAMGQAGIANSELTSYFIAKDGYGSGWDDMTPAYTAIYAMLHGALGHTIEVPTLSQDGYNALVGSGLGAANYVHDNKDQLYKEQLEIFKRGVNGEDNRAVDEYYVNAAGEVIGRDRGDNDNFFPDYYVIPTDDKNQKNALEAYEMAEYLIRNGVEVEKTVKPVKAGGVNYPKGTFIVPMDQAKRGLANAMLYEGDNVSDWDAMYDPIVVNFSDLRGFDLEEVRVENVFDGKTQELEEAVVPASTVKGNPPKQILENSTNDAIRVVNALLADGKTVEVLTESKGKAEAGDFVVATNDLRPYADDYYFETQVFGNGKNAETEVLEQPSVAATGSAQLNFSLRQLGFELTDAADADVIVSDGSSFNADQVTGKTFVGIGAPALNAVSKSGLLPGFAYTSTGSRHEGLVKANVAEHPLTAGYEQEENLYVTTGSWISGVPEGADVLASFQDSDDFYLAGWWPGYEQAQGQPMAITAEAGETTFNLFANSLAFRAHTEHSYRFLANSIYDAVSVEAEVVEKGKGKGKKKQ, encoded by the coding sequence ATGAAGAAAGTGTTTGCAGGATGGCTCTCGGCGGTGCTGGTAATTTCAGCATTTACGCCGACAATGGTCGCAAATGAAACGGGGGCTAGCGTGACTGAACAAGCGACTGCGCTTGAAGTGAGCCGTTCGGTCTTTTCGTTGACCGAAGCGCGCACCGTCGAAGTGTCGGCTGACCTGGGCGAAGGGGTCAATTTGGAAGATGTCGAATTCCGGTTTGGCGGAAAGCCGTTGTCTGAATGGCAGCAATGGACCCAAGGCCAAAGCTACAATGGCGATCCGTTCATCACCGTCGTGGAAGAGCCTTCTTTTGTGGAAGGCACGAACCAAATCACTGCAGTGCTGGAATTCGGTTTGCTGTACGGGACGGATGATTTGTCCAACCGGACGATCCGTACGCAATACCAGCAATTCATCGGCGATTATGAACTGGCGCTAGTGGATGCGGCAAGCGGCGAAAAAGCTGCAGCGACCGTCGAGTTGAATGTCTACGATGAGTTCAAGTTTTACGATGAATTAAAACCGGCGATCGATGAGATTTTTGAAGCCGCTGAACAAGATGAGGACAACGATCGCTACCTGGAGTACCAGACCGTCGGCAAAACGGTGGAAGGGCGGGATATTCATTTCGTCATTTTGGCTCGTGACGAAGAAGCGGTCGATCAATATTTGAATGAAACTTTGCCGACTGCACTCGAAGATCCGGAAAGTTTAATTGAAAAACTCGAGAACGACACGATGGGCGATTACCAAGTGCCGATCTGGTTCAATAATATCCACCCGGATGAAGTGGAAGGCGTGGATGTGCAAGTTGAGTTGTTGGAGAAATTCGCGTTGGAAGATGAAGTGAAATTCATGAATACAGACGGCGACACGGAATTCGAAGAGAACTTGAACGTGGACGAGGTGCTGGACGATGCGATTTTCCTCTATATGTTCACGAGCAACCCGGACGGCAGAGCAGCCAACACGCGCGCAAATGCCGAGGGCTTTGACTTGAACCGCGACAATGCGTACCAGACGCAAGTGGAAACGCAGCAAGTCAATGAAGTGCTGTCGAAATGGACGCCACTATCATTTGTGGATTTTCACGGCTATGTGGACGGGTTCTTGATCGAACCGGCAACACCGCCGCATAACCCGAACTTTGAATACGATTTGTTGATCGACAATATGATGGATCAAGCGAACGCGATGGGCCAGGCGGGCATCGCCAATTCCGAGCTGACGTCGTATTTCATTGCCAAAGACGGCTATGGTTCCGGTTGGGATGATATGACACCGGCATACACGGCGATTTATGCGATGCTCCACGGGGCGCTCGGCCATACGATCGAAGTGCCGACATTGAGCCAGGACGGCTATAACGCACTTGTCGGAAGTGGCCTTGGTGCGGCGAATTACGTGCACGACAATAAAGACCAATTGTACAAAGAGCAATTGGAGATTTTCAAACGCGGCGTGAACGGGGAAGATAACCGTGCCGTCGATGAATATTACGTCAATGCGGCAGGTGAAGTGATCGGCCGTGACCGCGGGGACAATGACAACTTCTTCCCGGATTATTACGTGATTCCGACAGATGACAAGAACCAGAAGAATGCGTTGGAAGCGTATGAGATGGCGGAGTATTTGATCCGCAACGGCGTGGAAGTCGAGAAGACCGTGAAACCTGTAAAAGCGGGTGGTGTGAACTACCCGAAAGGCACATTCATCGTCCCGATGGACCAGGCGAAACGCGGCTTGGCGAACGCCATGCTCTATGAAGGCGATAACGTCTCCGATTGGGATGCGATGTACGACCCGATCGTCGTCAACTTCTCCGATTTGAGAGGCTTTGATCTGGAAGAAGTGCGTGTTGAAAATGTGTTTGACGGAAAAACTCAGGAACTTGAAGAAGCGGTTGTTCCGGCAAGCACCGTAAAAGGAAATCCGCCGAAACAAATTCTCGAGAACTCGACGAACGATGCAATCCGCGTCGTCAATGCGCTACTTGCTGATGGCAAAACAGTGGAAGTGCTGACGGAAAGCAAAGGCAAAGCGGAAGCTGGCGATTTTGTCGTCGCGACGAACGACCTTCGCCCGTATGCCGATGATTATTATTTTGAAACGCAAGTGTTCGGCAACGGCAAAAACGCCGAAACCGAAGTGTTGGAGCAGCCGAGCGTTGCGGCAACCGGTTCTGCGCAATTGAACTTCTCGTTGCGCCAGCTTGGATTTGAACTGACGGACGCTGCAGATGCGGATGTCATCGTCAGCGATGGATCTTCATTTAATGCAGATCAAGTCACTGGCAAAACCTTTGTCGGAATCGGAGCACCTGCACTGAACGCAGTGAGCAAGAGCGGCTTGCTTCCAGGCTTTGCGTATACGAGCACCGGAAGCAGACACGAAGGGCTCGTGAAAGCGAATGTCGCGGAACATCCGCTGACAGCAGGGTACGAGCAAGAAGAGAATCTCTACGTCACGACCGGTTCGTGGATTTCTGGCGTCCCAGAAGGCGCAGACGTGCTCGCAAGTTTCCAGGACAGCGACGATTTCTACCTCGCCGGCTGGTGGCCTGGCTATGAACAGGCACAAGGCCAACCGATGGCCATCACGGCTGAAGCGGGTGAGACGACGTTCAATTTGTTCGCCAACTCTCTCGCGTTCCGTGCCCATACCGAACACAGCTACCGTTTCCTCGCAAACTCCATTTACGATGCGGTGAGCGTTGAAGCGGAAGTGGTGGAGAAGGGGAAAGGAAAAGGGAAGAAGAAACAGTAG
- a CDS encoding VOC family protein yields MQNNQLLRMDNVGIVVESLDNTISFFEEIGLELEGRGMVEGDWAGRVTGLGDQQAEIAMMATPDGHSRIELSRFLKPAVTSDHRTAPVNALGYLRVMFAVKDIDGMVARLMKHGAKLAGEVVQYENAYRLCYIRGPEGILIGLAEPLENQ; encoded by the coding sequence ATGCAAAATAATCAACTGCTCCGAATGGACAATGTCGGCATCGTCGTCGAATCGCTCGATAACACCATTTCGTTCTTCGAGGAAATCGGCTTGGAACTCGAAGGCCGCGGCATGGTCGAAGGCGATTGGGCAGGACGCGTCACGGGGCTTGGCGACCAGCAAGCCGAAATCGCCATGATGGCGACGCCGGACGGACACAGCCGGATCGAACTATCGCGCTTTCTCAAACCGGCTGTTACCAGTGATCACCGGACGGCCCCTGTCAATGCGCTCGGTTACTTGCGCGTCATGTTCGCCGTCAAAGATATCGACGGCATGGTCGCCCGTCTCATGAAGCACGGCGCAAAACTCGCCGGCGAAGTGGTGCAGTACGAAAACGCGTACCGGCTCTGTTACATCCGCGGGCCGGAAGGGATTCTTATCGGCCTTGCGGAGCCGCTCGAGAATCAGTAG
- a CDS encoding MFS transporter, translating to MWKIVLPGIAMIGVTYAFARYSFGLFLPEISSALNLSESQSGLIGSVAYAAYTIALVTAAIFIHKMSARHVVLYLGASAFIGMLGMAASQGFYTLAISAFVAGLGSGWISPAFSQVVAQSLESQERDRGNTWINTGTSVGVVASGPVALAFAEQWRWGYVLFAILAFLTLWWNARAIERTKEKPKEAGEAQFKLGMLGQVRFMILAAIGIGFSSSIYWTFSRSYLTEAQDFSTGGSMVFWIIMGAAGIIGRIAGTIIQRLGLGWSYRLGVLVATASLVTLTIQHPAAIYLSAVLFGISFIFMTGLFIVWGTRHFPDIPSVGVSLSFFSLGIGQSIGSVAAGVLIDGLSYPIAFLSFAAIGLLFVFIKTNAQPVATQSNAAQPGKSV from the coding sequence ATGTGGAAAATCGTGTTACCCGGCATCGCCATGATCGGCGTCACCTATGCCTTCGCCAGATACAGTTTCGGCTTGTTCCTGCCGGAAATCAGCAGCGCCTTGAACCTCTCTGAAAGCCAGTCGGGGCTGATCGGTTCGGTGGCGTATGCCGCCTACACAATCGCCTTGGTGACAGCCGCTATTTTCATTCACAAGATGAGCGCCCGCCACGTCGTCTTGTATTTGGGGGCGAGCGCCTTTATCGGCATGCTCGGAATGGCGGCATCGCAAGGTTTCTACACACTCGCCATCAGTGCGTTTGTCGCCGGGCTCGGCAGCGGCTGGATCTCGCCTGCCTTTAGCCAAGTCGTCGCACAGTCGCTCGAGAGCCAGGAGCGTGACAGGGGCAATACGTGGATCAATACCGGCACGAGCGTCGGCGTCGTCGCGAGCGGCCCTGTCGCACTGGCATTTGCCGAACAATGGCGCTGGGGCTATGTGCTGTTCGCGATCCTGGCATTCTTGACGCTGTGGTGGAATGCGCGCGCGATCGAACGCACAAAAGAGAAGCCAAAAGAAGCCGGCGAAGCCCAGTTTAAATTGGGCATGCTCGGACAAGTACGCTTCATGATCCTTGCCGCGATCGGCATCGGCTTCAGCTCCTCCATCTACTGGACGTTCTCAAGGAGCTACCTGACCGAAGCGCAGGATTTCTCGACGGGCGGCAGCATGGTCTTCTGGATCATCATGGGCGCCGCCGGCATTATTGGCCGCATCGCCGGGACCATCATCCAACGCCTCGGGCTCGGCTGGTCTTATCGCCTGGGCGTGTTGGTCGCGACCGCCTCCCTCGTCACCTTGACCATCCAGCACCCTGCCGCCATCTACTTGTCAGCTGTGTTGTTCGGCATCTCGTTCATTTTCATGACAGGCTTGTTCATCGTCTGGGGCACGCGCCATTTCCCCGACATCCCTTCTGTCGGCGTCAGCTTGTCGTTCTTCTCGCTCGGCATCGGGCAATCGATCGGGTCGGTCGCAGCGGGCGTCTTGATCGACGGCCTGTCCTACCCGATCGCATTCCTGTCCTTCGCGGCGATTGGCCTGCTGTTTGTCTTCATTAAAACGAATGCCCAGCCGGTTGCTACACAATCAAATGCCGCGCAGCCGGGCAAATCTGTATAG
- a CDS encoding metallophosphoesterase family protein, which yields MKRILAISDIHGELELFNRLLEKVGYDATEDQLVLLGDYVDRGPDSKGVLERVIELKKQGAIVLRGNHDQMMLDAAKGETGAAGNWLRNGAISTLQSYDASIKDMKLLAGELFWEHVEFLKGTEFYYETDGYIFVHAGVQPGVPVQETDPYVLMWIRDEFHEGYMGDKKIVFGHTPAFKLRGSRDTSIYFGDNRIIGIDGGAFYGGRLNCLELPGEKIHFVEKE from the coding sequence ATGAAACGGATCTTGGCCATCAGCGATATTCACGGGGAGCTGGAGCTGTTCAATAGATTGCTGGAGAAAGTGGGCTACGATGCTACAGAAGACCAACTGGTGCTGCTCGGGGATTATGTGGATCGGGGCCCCGATTCGAAAGGCGTGCTCGAGCGGGTCATCGAATTGAAAAAGCAAGGCGCAATCGTGCTGCGCGGCAATCACGACCAGATGATGCTGGACGCGGCGAAAGGCGAGACCGGCGCGGCAGGAAACTGGCTGCGCAACGGGGCGATTTCGACCTTGCAGAGCTATGACGCTTCCATCAAAGACATGAAGCTTCTAGCGGGCGAATTGTTTTGGGAACATGTGGAGTTTTTGAAAGGGACGGAGTTTTATTACGAAACGGATGGCTATATTTTCGTGCATGCAGGCGTACAGCCAGGAGTCCCGGTGCAAGAGACGGATCCTTATGTCTTGATGTGGATCCGCGATGAATTCCATGAAGGGTATATGGGAGACAAGAAAATCGTCTTCGGCCATACGCCGGCTTTCAAGCTGAGAGGGTCGAGAGATACGAGTATCTATTTCGGCGACAACCGGATCATCGGGATCGACGGTGGCGCGTTTTATGGTGGGCGTTTGAATTGCCTGGAGCTGCCGGGCGAGAAAATTCATTTTGTGGAGAAAGAATGA
- a CDS encoding YfiT family bacillithiol transferase produces MDVKFPIGQLQVPEQVTAEDVDKWLGEINSYTTRLREVVDSLDDEDLNKTYREGSWTVRQLVHHIADSQVAMYQRLKLALTEYNPVVKGFDQEKWAYLPDNRLPVESSIRLLEGLNERIVALGNYVTGTQLERVFTHETDGEIRVAENLAKLSWHEEHHLAHIRIALGLEL; encoded by the coding sequence ATGGATGTAAAATTTCCGATCGGGCAATTGCAAGTGCCGGAACAAGTGACAGCTGAAGATGTCGATAAGTGGCTCGGTGAAATCAATAGCTACACAACGCGACTTCGCGAAGTGGTGGATTCCTTGGACGATGAGGACTTGAACAAGACTTACCGGGAAGGCAGCTGGACGGTCCGCCAGCTCGTTCATCACATTGCGGACTCGCAAGTGGCGATGTATCAACGGCTGAAGTTGGCGCTGACGGAATACAACCCGGTTGTGAAGGGCTTTGATCAGGAAAAATGGGCCTATCTCCCGGACAACCGGCTGCCGGTGGAAAGTTCGATTCGCCTACTCGAAGGATTGAACGAACGCATCGTCGCACTCGGCAATTATGTGACGGGCACGCAATTGGAGCGCGTCTTCACCCATGAAACCGATGGCGAGATCCGCGTGGCGGAAAACCTGGCGAAACTGTCGTGGCACGAGGAGCATCATCTAGCGCATATCCGGATTGCTTTGGGGTTGGAGCTGTAG
- a CDS encoding aldo/keto reductase — MVKAIPEVTLNDGTTLPVTGLGTYGLWGNAGANAVSSGINAGYRLIDTAYNYENEGAVGEGIQRSGIPRDELWVTSKLPGRYHTYDKALVAIQESLYRAQLDYFDLYLIHWPLPNQDTYVEAWQALIDAQKWGLVRSIGVSNFLPEHLERIIKETGVTPSVNQVELHPFFNQAHQRKVHTDLHIQTQSWSPIARAKDILTNDTIRQIAEAHHKTIAQVVLRWQYQIGSVSIPRSTSPERQRENLAIFDFELSDSEMTAISELSRPDGRLFDMDPATHEEF, encoded by the coding sequence ATGGTAAAAGCAATTCCAGAAGTGACATTAAATGACGGCACGACTTTACCGGTGACAGGGCTCGGTACATACGGACTGTGGGGCAATGCCGGAGCGAACGCCGTCAGCAGCGGCATCAACGCGGGATACCGCTTGATCGACACGGCGTATAATTACGAAAACGAAGGCGCGGTCGGCGAAGGCATTCAGCGCAGCGGCATTCCCCGCGACGAGCTGTGGGTGACGTCCAAGCTGCCGGGGCGTTACCACACATACGACAAAGCCTTGGTGGCGATCCAGGAATCGCTGTACCGCGCCCAACTGGATTATTTCGACCTGTATTTGATTCACTGGCCGTTGCCGAATCAAGACACGTACGTGGAAGCGTGGCAAGCCTTGATCGATGCACAGAAATGGGGGCTCGTCCGCTCGATTGGCGTCAGCAATTTCCTGCCTGAGCATTTGGAGCGCATCATCAAAGAAACCGGCGTCACACCGAGCGTAAACCAAGTGGAATTGCATCCGTTTTTCAACCAGGCGCACCAGCGCAAAGTGCATACAGATCTCCATATCCAAACGCAGTCGTGGAGCCCAATCGCGAGGGCGAAGGACATCCTAACGAACGATACCATCCGCCAGATTGCCGAGGCCCATCACAAAACCATCGCGCAAGTCGTCTTGCGCTGGCAATACCAGATCGGTTCGGTGTCGATTCCGCGTTCCACCTCGCCAGAGCGCCAGCGCGAGAACTTGGCCATTTTCGATTTTGAATTGAGCGACAGCGAAATGACGGCGATTTCGGAGTTGTCCCGCCCGGATGGAAGATTGTTTGATATGGATCCGGCGACGCATGAGGAGTTTTAA
- a CDS encoding aromatic acid exporter family protein, which produces MRSLRFNGSRIVKTGLAIFLTATICVWFNWPPVFAVITAIVTVEPTVSDSIKKGLVRFPASAIGSAFAVLFITLFGNSPITYTLAAVATILVCYRLKLHAGLLVATLTSVAMVEVIHDHFLFSFFIRLGTTTIGLVVSTAVNMLVFPPNYSTDILKSIHSISGRAGSMLEHTFRTILYEGDDNLQEDKKVVKQLTTEIRKTEKLVHYQRDEASLYPWVRNREAELQMAERQLLFLDNFEYHLNALLRVSFEEIKWTKEERDLIMQAVTALADDLRHSINFDHKKHQDQLKSITDLFWENSKRVPANDAPNTSLFPPEFAILYELITIYDLVDKFFDPNSVKAVQEAIKS; this is translated from the coding sequence ATGCGATCCCTACGTTTCAACGGCAGCCGAATAGTGAAAACCGGTCTCGCGATTTTCCTGACCGCGACGATCTGCGTCTGGTTCAACTGGCCGCCGGTCTTCGCGGTCATCACGGCCATCGTGACGGTCGAGCCGACAGTCAGCGACTCGATCAAAAAAGGGCTGGTCCGTTTTCCGGCATCGGCGATCGGGTCGGCTTTCGCCGTTCTCTTTATCACCTTATTCGGGAACTCCCCGATCACTTATACACTCGCTGCGGTCGCCACGATTCTAGTCTGTTACCGGCTCAAGCTTCACGCGGGCTTGCTGGTCGCGACCTTGACTTCCGTCGCGATGGTGGAAGTCATCCACGACCATTTCCTGTTTTCGTTCTTCATTCGCCTCGGGACGACCACGATCGGGCTTGTCGTCTCGACCGCCGTCAACATGCTCGTCTTTCCGCCGAACTACAGCACCGATATATTGAAGAGCATCCACAGCATCAGCGGGCGGGCCGGCAGCATGCTCGAGCACACGTTCCGCACCATTTTGTATGAAGGGGACGACAACCTCCAGGAAGATAAAAAAGTCGTGAAGCAGTTGACGACCGAAATCCGCAAGACCGAAAAATTGGTCCATTACCAGCGCGACGAAGCGAGCCTGTACCCATGGGTGCGCAACCGGGAAGCCGAGCTGCAGATGGCGGAGCGGCAATTGCTGTTCCTCGACAATTTCGAATACCATTTGAATGCCCTGCTTCGCGTCTCTTTCGAAGAAATCAAATGGACAAAAGAAGAGCGGGACCTTATCATGCAAGCGGTCACCGCCCTGGCAGACGACCTTCGCCATTCCATCAATTTCGACCACAAAAAGCACCAGGACCAACTCAAAAGCATCACAGACCTGTTCTGGGAAAACAGCAAGCGCGTGCCGGCAAACGACGCACCGAACACTTCCCTGTTCCCGCCGGAATTCGCCATTCTCTACGAACTCATCACCATCTACGATTTGGTCGACAAGTTTTTCGACCCGAATAGCGTAAAAGCCGTGCAGGAAGCGATAAAATCATAA